The following are encoded in a window of Streptomyces sp. SAT1 genomic DNA:
- a CDS encoding glutamate decarboxylase: MTVRHSRDDRGDSRDLAVNPVFSREPLQVPRYALPRAEMDPDTAYQIVHDELMLDGNARQNLATFVSTWAEPQARRLMDECAEKNMIDKDEYPQTAEVETRCVHMLARLWHAEDPRRAIGCSTTGSSEAAMLGGLALKRRWQHRRRAEGKPADRPNLVMGINVQICWEKFADYFEVEPRYVPMEGDRYHLTPEQAVELCDENTIGVVAVLGSTFDGSYEPVAAIAAALDDLQARTGLDIPIHVDGASGGMIAPFLDPDLEWDFRLPRVASINTSGHKYGLVMPGVGWALWRDKKALPDDLVFHVNYLGGDMPTFALNFSRPGAQVVAQYYNFLRLGFEGYRRVQQTCRDVATRLAAEIARLGPFELITDGSEIPVFAFRMSAGTDHFSVFDVSAALRESGWLVPAYTFPKNRTDLAVLRIVVRNGFSHDLADLLLADLRRVLPRLDKQNEPHRTADDAGGFAHGAETKNPRSPGRD; the protein is encoded by the coding sequence ATGACGGTGAGGCATTCTCGTGACGACCGGGGCGACAGCCGTGACCTGGCGGTCAACCCGGTCTTCAGCCGCGAGCCCCTTCAGGTGCCGCGGTACGCGCTGCCCCGGGCGGAGATGGACCCGGACACGGCGTACCAGATCGTGCACGACGAGCTGATGCTCGACGGCAACGCCCGGCAGAACCTGGCGACGTTCGTCTCCACCTGGGCCGAGCCGCAGGCGCGGCGGCTGATGGACGAGTGCGCCGAGAAGAACATGATCGACAAGGACGAGTACCCGCAGACCGCCGAGGTCGAGACGCGGTGCGTCCACATGCTCGCCCGGCTCTGGCACGCCGAGGACCCGCGCCGGGCGATCGGCTGCTCCACCACCGGTTCCAGCGAGGCGGCCATGCTGGGCGGGCTCGCGCTCAAGCGCCGCTGGCAGCACCGGCGCCGCGCCGAGGGCAAGCCCGCCGACCGGCCCAACCTGGTCATGGGCATCAACGTCCAGATCTGCTGGGAGAAGTTCGCCGACTACTTCGAGGTCGAGCCGCGCTACGTTCCGATGGAGGGGGACCGCTACCACCTCACCCCCGAGCAGGCCGTCGAGCTGTGCGACGAGAACACCATCGGGGTGGTCGCGGTCCTCGGCTCCACCTTCGACGGCAGCTACGAGCCCGTCGCCGCCATCGCCGCCGCGCTCGACGACCTCCAGGCCCGCACCGGCCTGGACATCCCGATCCATGTCGACGGCGCCTCCGGCGGGATGATCGCGCCCTTCCTCGACCCGGACCTGGAGTGGGACTTCCGGCTGCCGCGGGTCGCCTCCATCAACACCTCCGGGCACAAGTACGGGCTCGTCATGCCCGGCGTCGGCTGGGCCCTGTGGCGGGACAAGAAGGCCCTCCCCGACGACCTCGTCTTCCACGTCAACTACCTCGGCGGCGACATGCCGACCTTCGCGCTGAACTTCTCCCGGCCCGGCGCCCAGGTCGTCGCGCAGTACTACAACTTCCTGCGGCTGGGCTTCGAGGGCTACCGGCGCGTCCAGCAGACCTGCCGCGACGTCGCCACCCGGCTCGCCGCCGAGATCGCGCGGCTCGGCCCGTTCGAGCTGATCACGGACGGCAGCGAGATCCCGGTCTTCGCGTTCCGGATGAGCGCGGGCACCGACCACTTCAGTGTCTTCGACGTCTCCGCCGCGCTGCGCGAGAGCGGCTGGCTGGTGCCCGCGTACACCTTCCCGAAGAACCGCACCGATCTGGCCGTGCTGCGGATCGTGGTCCGCAACGGCTTCAGCCACGACCTCGCCGATCTGCTCCTGGCCGATCTGCGCCGCGTCCTGCCCCGGCTGGACAAGCAGAACGAGCCGCACCGCACCGCCGACGACGCCGGCGGGTTCGCGCACGGCGCGGAGACCAAGAACCCACGCAGCCCCGGCCGCGACTGA
- a CDS encoding glycosyltransferase translates to MTQRDIFFVANEVDELGGVGRWQAQLATLLAGRGHRVTIAGIAPAGHPMDLGENPPFRTVTLYARRPPGRPRPRRLLGSADPAVRRHDAHMRAAASRLTGLFRAAAPGAVIIVTQVWAMEWVALADTAGHTVIGMTHESFETARKSSRFGRVKKYYGTVDRLLALTQEDADRWVGEGMNNLGFMPNPLPLAPGAPSPRTEKVVASIGRLSHEKGVDLLLDAWAEAAPQQPGWTLRIYGRGESEADLRRRCAELGVEDSVDFAGQTDDVPGALRASSVFVQSSRGEGFPLVLLEAMASGVPCVAFDCAPGVREIVGHEEDGLLARPGNTSELARHLVRLMSDEELRDRMGEQALRSVRRFDPDAITDRWERLFDFLER, encoded by the coding sequence CTCGCGGGCCGCGGCCACCGGGTCACCATCGCCGGCATCGCCCCGGCCGGGCACCCGATGGACCTCGGCGAGAACCCGCCGTTCCGCACCGTCACGCTGTACGCCCGCCGCCCGCCGGGCCGCCCGCGCCCCCGCCGGCTGCTCGGCTCCGCCGACCCGGCCGTGCGCCGCCACGACGCCCACATGCGCGCCGCCGCGAGCCGCCTCACCGGCCTCTTCCGGGCCGCAGCGCCCGGCGCGGTCATCATCGTCACGCAGGTGTGGGCGATGGAGTGGGTGGCCCTCGCGGACACCGCCGGGCACACCGTGATCGGCATGACCCACGAGTCCTTCGAGACGGCCCGCAAGTCGTCCCGCTTCGGCCGGGTGAAGAAGTACTACGGCACCGTCGACCGGCTGCTGGCCCTCACCCAGGAGGACGCCGACCGCTGGGTCGGCGAGGGCATGAACAACCTCGGCTTCATGCCGAACCCGCTGCCCCTGGCCCCCGGCGCGCCGTCCCCGCGCACCGAGAAGGTCGTGGCGAGCATCGGCCGGCTCTCCCACGAGAAGGGCGTCGACCTGCTCCTGGACGCCTGGGCCGAGGCCGCGCCCCAGCAGCCCGGCTGGACCCTGCGGATCTACGGCCGCGGCGAGTCCGAGGCCGACCTGCGCCGCCGGTGCGCCGAACTGGGCGTCGAGGACTCGGTGGACTTCGCCGGGCAGACCGACGACGTGCCCGGCGCGCTGCGCGCCTCCTCCGTCTTCGTGCAGTCCTCCCGCGGCGAGGGCTTCCCGCTGGTGCTGCTGGAGGCGATGGCGAGCGGGGTGCCCTGTGTCGCCTTCGACTGCGCGCCCGGCGTCCGCGAGATCGTCGGCCACGAGGAGGACGGGCTGCTGGCCCGGCCCGGCAACACCTCCGAGCTCGCCCGCCACCTGGTGCGGCTGATGTCCGACGAGGAACTGCGCGACCGGATGGGCGAGCAGGCCCTGCGGAGTGTGCGGCGCTTCGACCCGGACGCGATCACCGACCGCTGGGAGCGGCTCTTCGACTTCCTGGAGCGGTAG